In one window of Bacillota bacterium DNA:
- a CDS encoding LemA family protein, with product MGLIIVGLVVLAGFSWVMGIQRDMVRLQQSVLAQEGRYGAALETLSEKIKGIWAIEKDFLEHEKDTLTDVIRARAEALDRAGQEFAAATVEGDPQKTVEAATRFREAAEGLALSVNVNALREAYPQLFSPPIVQQTMRGLEEAVNEIRTALDDWQVAIRNYNTFRSQWPQSFVGGVLNFPASYDYYKAEKAKLNMEDLMPKG from the coding sequence GTGGGCTTGATCATCGTGGGCCTAGTGGTGCTTGCGGGGTTCTCGTGGGTCATGGGGATTCAGCGCGACATGGTCAGGCTCCAGCAGAGCGTGCTCGCGCAGGAGGGGCGGTACGGCGCTGCACTCGAGACCCTGAGCGAGAAGATCAAGGGGATCTGGGCGATAGAGAAGGACTTCCTGGAACACGAGAAAGACACCCTAACTGACGTCATAAGGGCCCGTGCCGAGGCGCTGGACCGCGCCGGACAGGAGTTCGCGGCGGCAACAGTTGAGGGGGACCCGCAGAAGACCGTCGAAGCCGCGACGCGGTTCCGTGAGGCCGCAGAGGGTCTCGCGCTCTCGGTCAACGTGAACGCCCTGCGCGAAGCATACCCGCAACTCTTCTCGCCGCCCATAGTGCAGCAGACCATGCGAGGTCTGGAAGAAGCGGTGAACGAGATCCGCACGGCGCTCGACGACTGGCAGGTGGCCATAAGGAACTACAACACCTTCAGGTCGCAGTGGCCGCAGAGCTTCGTCGGCGGCGTGCTGAACTTCCCGGCTTCGTACGACTACTATAAGGCCGAGAAGGCGAAACTCAACATGGAGGACCTGATGCCCAAGGGCTGA
- a CDS encoding TPM domain-containing protein, with the protein MRRTPVPVIVVIALVCILGVAAGVAGPRAGWAHAARDTGTYRILSYIVTIVPKPDGSWIAEYSQEWEVTGGHIPWVTVGLPDYNYTILSRGGAAAQVSRADYGSWSGVRVDLDRDYAAGETFSFSFRVRQDGMGHRKDDAVVFAFVPGWYDRAETRRLEVRLRNPGDSRDLLYTSPEPAQRIEDQVVWTARLGPGERFRVAFAFSPRLFPDLEAGAGSRSGATDEKPAGDASAAAAAIFALVVMAVIISLIIVILVTASRGGYTGRRGIYYGTYFPVPPAGRSSWGSRSTSSPRPGSSGSSGGSRRSGGGGGFGGRSIGCACVSCACACVSCACACACAGGGGAGCARKFDGARPARAATHPEGMAASRGPATADLERTHGREQVWVRRSFRVLCVLVAAAVCVSLLSTAAGCRPGAGDSAGPEPGGSHAPAPPASAASDRPRGERPYDENVEVPSGDPAFPALGRYWVVDPEGLVGLRAVEAADQTLEDLRADGFAETVIVVQRGVKHPVEWSTHYGRWLMLGEREGPRKNNGLVFLIIPDARPEAGRVWYSVGRGLPRLTSSDLGPLIEEAASYANAGDLDGAVVSIARNIDDILRKIYGEGEH; encoded by the coding sequence ATGAGGCGCACGCCTGTCCCTGTAATAGTGGTGATAGCGCTAGTATGCATCCTCGGCGTTGCGGCCGGCGTTGCAGGCCCCCGTGCGGGTTGGGCACATGCGGCCCGGGATACCGGCACATACCGGATACTCAGCTACATCGTGACCATCGTCCCTAAGCCAGACGGGAGCTGGATAGCCGAGTACTCCCAGGAATGGGAGGTGACCGGCGGCCACATCCCCTGGGTCACCGTGGGCCTCCCGGACTACAACTACACGATCCTCTCGCGCGGGGGCGCAGCCGCGCAGGTCTCCCGCGCGGACTACGGCTCCTGGAGCGGGGTGCGCGTGGACCTCGACCGTGACTATGCGGCCGGTGAGACCTTCAGTTTCAGCTTCCGCGTGCGGCAGGACGGCATGGGGCACCGCAAGGACGACGCGGTCGTGTTCGCGTTCGTCCCCGGCTGGTACGATCGCGCCGAGACCAGGCGGCTGGAGGTGCGCCTGAGGAACCCCGGAGACTCCAGGGATCTGCTGTACACCTCGCCGGAGCCTGCCCAGAGGATAGAGGACCAGGTGGTCTGGACCGCTCGCCTGGGGCCGGGCGAACGCTTCAGGGTCGCCTTCGCGTTTTCGCCTCGCCTCTTCCCGGACCTGGAAGCCGGGGCTGGTTCGCGTTCCGGGGCGACGGATGAAAAGCCCGCGGGTGACGCCTCGGCCGCAGCAGCCGCCATATTCGCCCTGGTCGTCATGGCCGTCATCATCTCCCTCATCATTGTCATTCTCGTCACCGCTTCCCGCGGCGGCTACACAGGCAGGCGTGGGATCTACTACGGCACTTACTTCCCCGTTCCCCCGGCGGGCAGGTCCTCGTGGGGATCCAGATCCACCTCGTCCCCACGGCCGGGAAGCTCGGGTTCGTCTGGCGGATCCCGCAGGTCCGGCGGCGGAGGTGGGTTCGGAGGCAGGTCCATCGGATGCGCCTGCGTGTCGTGCGCCTGCGCCTGTGTCTCGTGCGCCTGTGCGTGCGCGTGCGCCGGGGGCGGAGGCGCCGGCTGTGCCCGCAAGTTCGACGGCGCCCGCCCGGCGCGCGCTGCGACGCACCCCGAAGGCATGGCAGCGTCCCGTGGTCCTGCTACGGCCGACCTGGAACGCACGCATGGGAGGGAACAGGTGTGGGTCCGCCGGTCCTTCCGCGTCTTATGCGTGCTGGTGGCAGCCGCGGTCTGCGTTTCGCTGCTATCAACCGCGGCAGGATGCCGCCCCGGAGCCGGGGACTCGGCCGGCCCCGAACCCGGAGGCAGCCACGCTCCTGCTCCGCCCGCGAGCGCAGCATCCGACAGGCCGCGCGGCGAGAGGCCGTACGACGAGAACGTCGAGGTGCCTTCCGGCGATCCGGCCTTCCCCGCGCTCGGCCGTTACTGGGTGGTTGACCCCGAGGGCCTAGTGGGGCTGCGCGCGGTCGAGGCGGCAGACCAGACGCTGGAGGACTTGCGGGCCGATGGCTTCGCCGAGACCGTGATAGTGGTGCAGCGCGGCGTGAAGCACCCGGTGGAGTGGTCCACCCACTACGGGCGCTGGCTCATGCTGGGGGAACGCGAAGGTCCCCGCAAGAACAACGGCCTGGTCTTTCTCATCATCCCTGACGCCCGCCCCGAGGCGGGGCGGGTCTGGTACAGTGTCGGGCGAGGGTTGCCGCGTCTCACCTCGTCCGATCTCGGGCCGCTCATCGAGGAAGCAGCCTCTTACGCGAACGCTGGCGACCTCGACGGGGCCGTGGTGTCCATTGCAAGGAACATCGACGACATCCTTCGCAAGATTTATGGGGAGGGAGAGCATTGA